The following are from one region of the Gossypium hirsutum isolate 1008001.06 chromosome D03, Gossypium_hirsutum_v2.1, whole genome shotgun sequence genome:
- the LOC107950576 gene encoding late embryogenesis abundant protein At5g17165: MAANLKSGGGIASLGKRLLNRTSTRTPSLFISTSSPTRSPHASAYDKNLDDQVHATVVPDDVIQPQSDKYWAPDPRTGVFGPATEQLNASAGGEQGTHSSGANSVLEEKAWFRPTSIEDLEKPHHH, translated from the exons ATGGCAGCCAATTTGAAGAGTGGTGGAGGGATCGCCAGCTTGGGGAAGCGACTTCTTAACCGCACCTCCACTCGCACCCCTTCTCTTTTCATCTCCACTTCTTCACCTACCAG GAGTCCTCACGCGTCGGCATACGACAAGAACCTGGATGATCAGGTCCATGCGACTGTGGTTCCTGATGATGTGATTCAGCCTCAATCGGACAAGTACTGGGCTCCTGACCCGCGGACAGGGGTATTTGGTCCTGCTACGGAGCAACTTAACGCATCTGCGGGTGGGGAGCAGGGCACCCATTCCAGTGGTGCAAACTCGGTCCTGGAGGAAAAGGCGTGGTTCCGCCCCACAAGTATTGAGGACTTGGAGAAGCCACACCATCACTAA